Part of the Candidatus Binatia bacterium genome, CGTGGTCATCGCCGTGCCCTGGGTCCTGCGACGAAGACCGGCGCCAGCATGGCTTCCGATGGCACTGGCCGCGTCGTTCGTCATAAACCTGGCGTGGATTCCGATGACATCGGCCCGCTTGCTCCCGGGCTTCTGGCTCTGGATCGGATCGATCGGCATGCTCGCGGCGACGGTCGTCCTGATCCGGCGAACACAACATGCCTCGGGGCATGTTAATATAAAACTGAACTCGCCCCGGGACGAGATGGCGTGAACCCGCGCTTCGTCCTGACGGGCGCACCCGGCGGCGGGAAGACGGCGATCCTGGCCCGAATCGGTCCGGGAATCCGTACCGTCGCCGAGCCCGCGCGGGAGATCCTCGCCGAGGAGCGCGCCAGCGGAGGGCGCGGCACGCCCGATCAGGATCCCGCCCGGTTCATGGAGCTGCTCCTCGCCCGGTCGATTGAGAAATATGTGGAGGCCGGCATTGGCGGGACAGCCGAGGCCGGCAAGGCCGCGAGCGAAGCGGCCCTGCTCTACGACCGAGGCATTCCCGACTGTGTCGGCTACGCCGTCCATCTCGGGACCGATCCATCGCCTTGCATCGAGGCGGCCCAGCGGCTCCGCTATCACCCCCAGGTCCTCGTCCTCGAACCCTGGGAAGCGATCTACACCACGGACGACGAACGGAAGATGACCTTCGAGCAGTCGCTGGGATTTCACGAGAGGCTTCTCGACGGATATCGAAATGCGGGCTACGAGCTGATCACCGTGCCCAAAGCGCCGATCGAGGAGCGGGTCGCCTTCATCCGGGGGTTCATCGCGACCGGACCCACCCTGCTATAATCACCAGTTCACAGACGAAATCCCAACCCGCAACCCCCGGAGCCTGAACTTGCCCAACACCATCTCGGCCGGGACGCGTCTCGGTCCTTACGAAATCCACGAACTGATCGGACGCGGCGGGATGGGCGAAGTCTACCGCGCCAAGGACGGGCGGCTGGGACGCCAGGTCGCCGTCAAGGTGCTCCCCTCCTCCTTCGCCGCCGACGCCGACCGCCTGAAGCGCTTCGAGCGCGAGGCGCGCGCGGCGGGACAGCTCAACCATCCCAACGTCGTCGCGATCTACGACATCGGCACCACGGGCGAGACCCCCTACATCGTGAGCGAATTGCTCGACGGCACCGACCTGCGCGCGCGGCTCGCCAAGGGCGCGCTGCCGCCGCGCAAGGCGATCGCGATGGGGATCCAGATCGCGAAGGGGCTGGCCACCGCGCACGCCAAGGGGATCGCGCACCGGGACCTGAAGCCCGAGAACCTCATGGTCCTCTCCGGCGACCATCTGAAGATCGTCGACTTCGGTCTGGCCAAGCTGACCCACGCCGACGCGGCCGCCGACGGCGACGTGACCGGCGT contains:
- a CDS encoding AAA family ATPase, whose amino-acid sequence is MNPRFVLTGAPGGGKTAILARIGPGIRTVAEPAREILAEERASGGRGTPDQDPARFMELLLARSIEKYVEAGIGGTAEAGKAASEAALLYDRGIPDCVGYAVHLGTDPSPCIEAAQRLRYHPQVLVLEPWEAIYTTDDERKMTFEQSLGFHERLLDGYRNAGYELITVPKAPIEERVAFIRGFIATGPTLL